GCTCGTTTCTTCAAAACTTCGTAAGTTGTATGCTGCAAATGCATGAAATATATTATTTAGATTAAAAAGTATAAAGAATGCTaaatttgtattagaaacatgtatatatatatacataccacGGGTGTTTTTACAGAAGCAGCTGATCTATTGTTTTGGTTATTAATACTGAATCTTGCAGACCTAGCTTCCTTCTTAGCAGCTTCTGATAATGGTAATCCAAATTTCTTAGCTCTCATTTCCAATCTCTATCCAGTAAAATAAATTACATAAATATTTTACATATACAAGTGCATACACGTACATTTAATTTTTAACTCTTGTGCAGCATAGGAAAGTACACAATATATAACTTAACTTGTTACCTCTTTAGTCCCAAGCTCTgacaatttaataatcttcCTTTCCAATGGAACACTCTCAATAGTTTTTGTATCTGCTTCAATTTTCACTGTCTGTTCATTCTTAATTTCTTCTATTACTGGTTTTCGATTCAGAACTATTTTTTTTGCACTTATGTTACTCTCAGTAGATAATTCTCTTTTGTCATTAATTTCTTGCGAGTCAGGTTTACTTGATAACTCTTCTATTTCTTCATCCTATTTGGACGAATATATTTCTTGTATATTATCTTATATATCCcctatttatataaataccaCATTGTGCTTATCTATTTTACTTACACCAAGAACTGCATCTTCGTCTAAAATTTCTTCTGTAGTTTCGTCCAAAGATAATGCAGATTCTAACAACGAAAACATTATTTTATCAATTATGCGGTCTTTACGAACGAAACATGCAATTCAAAAGTTATTCAAAAGCATATACCACCATGAATTGCTAATTGAAGCCTCTCAATCAATTCGTGTTTGTTACCAGTAGTAGGAAGATCTCTTTGCTTCAATTCCATTCTTAGATCTGTAAcctatttaataatatttgtttgtaGTTAGTAGTTACACGTAACTCCATTTTTTCAACATTAATAAACCACAAATTTCCGTTTGTATAACAAAAAAATAATACATTCCTTAAAAATGTTAATATAGATTGTATTTATCGACAAACAATTAGGCGAGCTATACGAAAATCAGTGTAAACAAAATTATTTTTCATGGTATTGAAGTTTTCTGAAATTTGAGGTTAGTCCATCAGAAGTACGATCATATCAACAAGATACATTATGACTACCTTCATTTTTGAAAGTTCCGTAAGTCCTTTTTCATAAGATGAGTCAGCCATGGTGGATCAATGTtaatttgtttcaattaatattCCTTTTTAATCTCCAATTAACATGTCACAATATTTCACAGGATACGTTCAAGCAACCGGAGAATAAATCAAATCGAAATGCACGCAACATAAGAAAATCCAATATTACCACCTTTACAAGTGTGACTAACCAAGCATACACCGATCGACTAGGTTTTAATCACAATTAAATATCTGACAGTGAAATTCTCAAATTTCTTCCTCGTTAATGAAATTCAGTACAATTAACATGTTCATCTGCGAACAAAAACTTTAAATATCCCTGCACGTGGATCTTTTCCATTTCAATAACATTTTCCatctatattagaatatatctatgtaaatcaGTAGGTGTATCAAAACTCAACTCGAAGAGCACGCCTTATATATTTACACTTTGGAGCAACCTAGAAATAAGCAGTGTAAATAGTGTTGTCAACAACTATTGTAACAGTTTATAATGGTAGATGAATCAACAAAGAAAACATTAAGTAGCATCCCATTGTTACAAACAAAAGCTGGCCCCAGAGACAAAGAATTATGGGTGCAGAGATTAAAAGAAGAATATCAAGCTTTAATTAAGGTATATTTTACTTTAAACATTATCAACTTACCATATGGTTGTATACTGTTAAAACTAAAATAATTTTACAACAATTAACaattgaaattttttaatttttcatggactgtaataaatttttaatatatttgttcatactaattttttaaacaaaatttatctactttgcagtatgtaaaaaataataaagaatCTGACAACGATTGGTTTCGTTTGGAATCAAATAAAGAAGGTACCAGATGGTTTGGCAAATGTTGGTATATGCACAATTTCTTAAAGTATGAATTTGAAATTGAATTCGATGTAAGTGATTTTTCTTCTCTTTATGTTTGTAAAGCTCAACACATTAATTAAAtctattaattatattaaatatttagaTACCTGTTACATATCCTACGACTGCACCTGAAATTGCTTTGCCAGAATTAGATGGTAAAACAGCAAAAATGTACAGGGGTGGGAAAATTTGCCTTACAGATCACTTTAAACCTCTATGGGCACGTAATGTACCAAAATTTGGAATTGCACATGCAATGGCACTTGGAGTAAGCTTTTCATTTATCGATAAATCATCTCTTCCATTATGACATAAAGTTTAGAAAATTTATTGTATTTTCAGCTTGGACCATGGTTAGCAGTGGAAATTCCAGATCTCATAGAAAAAGGTGCTATAACTCATAAAGAGAAAGTTGATAACCATAAATCGTAAATATTgtataatacatttttttaattgttcaTTGAGGTTGACTATTTGTTAATCTGTTTTAATAAGTTAAAGGAAAGATTTATATATAATGAATATATattgaattatatatatatttaatataaatatttacaGCTTTTTATGTACTATTTTTACATTTACTTGTCTTCATCATCTACTTTCACTTTTTTTGTCTCTTTTATAATTTCGTCCAATTTATATAAATCTTTAAGCGATATTTGTCCTGTACCCCTATCTAAAGGCTTTGGTTGTGACGGATCTGGCTTCCAACCTAACAGATAAATTATTTGAAATGTAGCAGGTACATATGGAGTACCATCTTCTTTGACTTTTCCGTATAGTTCTTTATATATTGCAGCAGCTGCAAGAACAGTGTCTTTATTTAGGCGTAACTTTCGATTTCTTGTTGCATTATTCTCTGCCATTCCTGTAAAATAATTATACCAGCAAAAGTAGCAGAATATTTTTAGTAAATTCTGATTGTACGAGAATGTAGAAGTATCACCTTTTAAATCCCACATTATTTCAAATATGCTCGGATACCCAATAACCATTTCATCTGTATCAATTGTTAACATTGTAAAATTAGCTCGTGTTAGTAAACTTCCGATATCTCTAATATCTGCAAATGGTGAGATATGAGCTGAAATTCCACCATCCCTTTCCAGCTCTGCCAGTTGTAAGGAACTTCTGGAAGGATAGAATTTGATGCTTATGCATTCAATATATATAATCAATTTATGTCTTAAATGTACCTTAATTCATATAATGTTTCTCCTCCAAACAAAGCTGCAATGAAGACGCCATCATTCTTTAAACATTTGTTAATATTTCTAAAACATCCAGGTAAATCATTTACCCAGTGCAGACTTAACGAACTTATTACTAAATCTAGGCTGTCTGGTTCAAGTGAAAAGTCTTCTTCGCTCATGACCATTCGTGATACTTTAACTCCTTCTGTACTTTCCGCTTGATTTACAAAGGTTGGGGACATGTCAGCTAAAATTAATTCTTCCACATAATCAGCCAAAATGTGCCTTGACACATGACCACGACCGCATCCTAAATCAAGCGCCTTTTTGAAATTTTTCTTTATATCAAATACTCTGTCTGCGAGTCTATAACCTACTTCATCCTTGATGTAATCATACAATTTTACATCGGCAGCCTGTGCGGCACGTTCTCTGTGCAGTAGTTTTGTGTCTCTATTAAAAATATACATCACACTGTCTGGTGGTAAAGCAAATTTTATCGTGCTAGAATTTATGTTACGTATACTTCGGCTATTGAATGTAAGCGGATGTAAATGTAAACAACAACGTTCGAGCATGGTATACATTCCCTGTCGTTGGAAAATTAACATATTGAACGTGTTTTATTCTAAATAATTACGTAACTCCAAAATTAATAGCAATTTATGATGTACACTCTCCTAAGATTTTACAAGCAGACATTTTTCATTCAAATTTTACTGCTGTCAGTGACTTCAATGTGCACAAACATTCCACAACTTAACCTATAGTAAAGTATGTTTTCAACTGTGATTCAATTGTATTTTTCACTTAAATAATAATAGCTTACAATAAAAGTATTgacatatacaataaattacaataaaactaataataTGTACAATAAACAACAATATATTAGTtccattgtaatttattgtatatttcccgctttagagataagagagagaaagatatataaagaAGTTATAAGATAGAGTGAGACAGATTATGACGACCCTACTCTAAAactcctggcgccatctctgtgaaaagtgctcaaactgctcgcacacggttatcgacagcgaagtaaactactgaaacaccagcgccatctctgcggaaagtactgaaactagtGCTCAACTAGTTTCAGCACCTcgccaagagatggcgctagtagttcttgagtagtttacttcgctgtcgataactgtgtgcgaccagtttgagcactttccacagagatggcgccaggggttctcgaGTAGAgtaggtatcatctgtctcactctttcttatagcttctttctctttcttacctttaaagcgggaaatataaaataaatgatattaaaactactgaaatatttTAATTCCTATTTGATGATGTTGTTGCATTATACATTTATATTATTCTTCGTAAATTAAGAGAGAAAAGAATCATAAATTATCTAAATTTGAACAAATAAACGTCTAATATTTAATGCATTGTATAATTTGACGTATGCATAAAAATTAGAATTGTGTGGATATAGCATTTATATGACACAATCTAAGTGGT
The sequence above is a segment of the Xylocopa sonorina isolate GNS202 chromosome 7, iyXylSono1_principal, whole genome shotgun sequence genome. Coding sequences within it:
- the Ufc1 gene encoding ubiquitin-fold modifier conjugating enzyme 1, with amino-acid sequence MVDESTKKTLSSIPLLQTKAGPRDKELWVQRLKEEYQALIKYVKNNKESDNDWFRLESNKEGTRWFGKCWYMHNFLKYEFEIEFDIPVTYPTTAPEIALPELDGKTAKMYRGGKICLTDHFKPLWARNVPKFGIAHAMALGLGPWLAVEIPDLIEKGAITHKEKVDNHKS
- the LOC143425241 gene encoding arginine-hydroxylase NDUFAF5, mitochondrial encodes the protein MLIFQRQGMYTMLERCCLHLHPLTFNSRSIRNINSSTIKFALPPDSVMYIFNRDTKLLHRERAAQAADVKLYDYIKDEVGYRLADRVFDIKKNFKKALDLGCGRGHVSRHILADYVEELILADMSPTFVNQAESTEGVKVSRMVMSEEDFSLEPDSLDLVISSLSLHWVNDLPGCFRNINKCLKNDGVFIAALFGGETLYELRSSLQLAELERDGGISAHISPFADIRDIGSLLTRANFTMLTIDTDEMVIGYPSIFEIMWDLKGMAENNATRNRKLRLNKDTVLAAAAIYKELYGKVKEDGTPYVPATFQIIYLLGWKPDPSQPKPLDRGTGQISLKDLYKLDEIIKETKKVKVDDEDK
- the LOC143425242 gene encoding SAP domain-containing ribonucleoprotein isoform X2 — protein: MADSSYEKGLTELSKMKVTDLRMELKQRDLPTTGNKHELIERLQLAIHESALSLDETTEEILDEDAVLGDEEIEELSSKPDSQEINDKRELSTESNISAKKIVLNRKPVIEEIKNEQTVKIEADTKTIESVPLERKIIKLSELGTKERLEMRAKKFGLPLSEAAKKEARSARFSINNQNNRSAASVKTPVHTTYEVLKKRAERFGTSVSTLMEKAELEARIEKRKARFGEVKPASKRVFTNKVKIVK
- the LOC143425242 gene encoding SAP domain-containing ribonucleoprotein isoform X1 codes for the protein MADSSYEKGLTELSKMKVTDLRMELKQRDLPTTGNKHELIERLQLAIHGESALSLDETTEEILDEDAVLGDEEIEELSSKPDSQEINDKRELSTESNISAKKIVLNRKPVIEEIKNEQTVKIEADTKTIESVPLERKIIKLSELGTKERLEMRAKKFGLPLSEAAKKEARSARFSINNQNNRSAASVKTPVHTTYEVLKKRAERFGTSVSTLMEKAELEARIEKRKARFGEVKPASKRVFTNKVKIVK